One Pecten maximus chromosome 16, xPecMax1.1, whole genome shotgun sequence DNA window includes the following coding sequences:
- the LOC117314616 gene encoding cell surface glycoprotein 1-like: MTDQTEQTEQTDQTEQTEQTDQTEQTDQTEQTTRPTRPSRPSRPPDRPDRADRPDRADRPDRPDRADRADRPERADRPDRPDRPDRADRADRAGRPDRADEQTEQSDQTDQTEQTDQTEQTEPIRPDQPTYRQTKTTRHRHRHDQTEQTDQTDQNDKTRPQEERPKARTKNEPDRQTDQNRADEPDSKQRRRTDRRTRTRDRPRPSKTQSKTTRPTNHRPTRPATDRRPSRSDRQTRTQQTRPRDRQNQTENRAEPTDRADRPDERRDRPATDQTENDRRTQPTDDQTDQRKRIDRAPDHQTEQTDQTDAKDRTQTEQTDQTDQRPTDTSRRPDRADRPTEQTEQTEQTEQTDQTETDRADRPATTDARDRPDRETDQTDRPTRRADRPKPRTGETGRPTRPTRPSRPTRHRQTSRPTRPSRHDQTQTDRADRPDRADRPTEQTDQTDQTDETTRQTRPSRPSRPTRPTRPSRPSRRPDPSRREQTDQTDHDRADRADRADRPDRAERADRPDRPEPSRPSRPSRQSRPTRPRQTDQYRARPSRPTRPSTDQTEQTDQNRAYRPDRADRADRPDDKTEQTTRPSRPSRPSSSDQTDQTEQTDQTEQTTGPSRPTRPTRPTDHQTDQTEQTERPTRPTDRADRADRPDRQTEQPDQHQPTRPNHQPAPPDRPDRPTITDQHRPSRPTNQTPEQTTNRIHQPLPTRPSRPSRPTDPPDRPDQQTDQTDHQQTTIPSDRPDRADLADTDQPSRPT; the protein is encoded by the exons ATGACCGACCAGACCGAGCAGACCGAGCAGACCGACCAGACCGAGCAGACCGAGCAGACCGACCAGACCGAGCAGACCGACCAGACCGAGCAGACGACCAGACCGACCAGACCGAGCAGACCGAGCAGACCGCCAGACCGACCAGACCGAGCAGACCGACCAGACCGAGCAGACCGACCAGACCGACCAGACCGAGCAGACCGAGCAGACCGACCAGAACGAGCAGACCGACCAGACCGACCAGACCGACCAGACCGAGCAGACCGAGCAGACCGAGCAGGCCGACCAGACCGAGCAGACGAGCAGACCGAGCAGAGCGACCAGACCGACCAGACCGAGCAGACCGACCAGACCGAGCAGACCGA ACCTATCAGACCTGACCAACCGACATACCGACAGACGAAGACGACcagacacagacacagacacGACCAGACCGAGCAGACCGACCAGACCGACCAGAACGACAAAACAAGACCACAAGAAGAGAGACCGAAAGCAAGAACCAAGAACGAGCCAGACCGACAGACCGACCAGAACCGAGCAGACGAACCAGACAGCAAGCAACGACGCAGAACCGACAGACGAACGAGAACCCGAGACAGACCAAGACCGAGCAAGACACAGAGCAAGACGACCAGACCGACCAACCACAGACCGACCAGACCAGCAACAGACCGAAGACCGAGCAGATCAGACCGACAGACACGAACACAACAGACCAGACCGAGAGACCGACAGAACCAGACCGAGAACCGAGCAGAACCGACAGACCGAGCAGACCGACCAGACGAGCGACGAGACCGACCAGCGACCGACCAGACCGAGAACGACAGACGAACGCAACCGACAGACGACCAGACCGACCAGCGAAAAAGAATAGACCGCGCACCAGACCACCAGACCGAGCAGACCGACCAGACCGACGCTAAAGACAGAACACAGACCGAGCAGACCGACCAGACCGACCAGCGACCGACAGACACGAGCAGACGACCAGACCGAGCAGACCGACCAACCGAGCAGACCGAGCAGACCGAGCAGACAGAGCAGACCGACCAGACCGAGACAGACCGAGCAGACCGACCAGCAACGACAGACGCGAGAGACCGACCAGACCGAGAAACCGACCAGACCGACAGACCGACCAGACGAGCAGACCGACCAAAACCGAGGACCGGAGAGACCGGCAGACCGACCAGACCGACCAGACCGAGCAGACCGACCAGACACCGACAGACGAGCAGACCGACCAGACCGAGCAGACACGACCAGACGCAGACCGACCGAGCAGACCGACCAGACCGAGCAGACCGACCGACCGAGCAGACCGACCAGACCGACCAGACCGACGAGACCACCAGACAGACCAGACCGAGCAGACCGAGCAGACCGACCAGACCGACCAGACCGAGCAGACCGAGCAGACGACCAGACCCGAGCAGACGGGAGCAGACCGACCAGACCGACCATGACCGAGCAGACCGAGCAGACCGAGCAGACCGACCAGACCGAGCAGAGCGAGCAGACCGACCGGACCGACCAGAACCGAGCAGACCGAGCAGACCGAGCAGACAGAGCAGACCGACCAGACCGAGGCAGACCGACCAGTACCGAGCTAGACCGAGCAGACCGACCAGACCGAGCACCGACCAGACCGAGCAGACCGACCAGAACCGAGCATACCGACCAGACCGAGCAGACCGAGCAGACCGACCAGACGACAAGACCGAGCAGACGACCAGACCGAGCAGACCGAGCAGACCGAGCAGCTCAGACCAGACCGACCAGACCGAGCAGACCGACCAGACCGAGCAGACGACCGGACCGAGCAGACCGACCAGACCGACCAGACCGACAGACCACCAGACAGACCAGACCGAGCAGACCGAGAGACCGACCAGACCGACCGACCGAGCAGACCGAGCAGACCGACCAGACCGACAGACCGAGCAGCCCGACCAGCACCAACCTACCAGACCCAACCACCAACCAGCGCCACCAGACCGACCAGACCGACCGACCATAACCGACCAACACAGACCGAGCAGACCGACCAACCAGACACCAGAGCAGACCACCAACCGAATCCACCAACCACTACCGACCAGACCGAGCAGACCGAGCAGACCGACCGACCCACCAGACCGACCAGACCAGCAGACCGACCAGACCGACCACCAGCAGACCACCATACCGAGCGACCGACCAGACCGAGCAGACCTAGCAGACACCGACCAACCGAGCAGACCTA CTTGA